Part of the Anaerotignum faecicola genome is shown below.
AGATGAGAAAAGAGCGGAACAGGCATATAGAGAAATTATGAGAACGAATGAGTGCAGTGGCTGGAGCAGAATCATAAAAACCATATATCTAAAAAACAGGAAACGGTTGGCGGAAGGAAAGCGGTATACAGCAAAGGATGATATCTATTTACGGCTTGCCGAGGACTTTCTGTTCCGGGAACTGGCGGCTGCGCTGAAGGTTAAAAAGGAAGATGTGGAATCAATTATATCAGACAGGGTAAAACAACTGGGCTGAGATAATGCGGCTGTCTGCTGAATGACAGCCGCGTTTCTTTTTGATAAAATATTCTGTATCGGATTGGCTGCCGGCAGTGAAGGCTGAACTGTTACAGAAAAACAATTTCTGTCAACTTTTTTAATGGCAAAAAAGCGAAAGGCATGGTAAAATAAGAATAATTGTG
Proteins encoded:
- a CDS encoding CarD family transcriptional regulator, giving the protein DSVVKDRLYYTLEPLYSEKNTIYTPVDKEDSMRCAITEQEAWKLIDGIQAQEMIQVADEKRAEQAYREIMRTNECSGWSRIIKTIYLKNRKRLAEGKRYTAKDDIYLRLAEDFLFRELAAALKVKKEDVESIISDRVKQLG